A window from Bacteroidota bacterium encodes these proteins:
- a CDS encoding rhomboid family intramembrane serine protease, whose protein sequence is MSNFRFTKPEAFPPIIKNLIIINVLVWLAQLMYDKQFDLTSKLGLWTIQVDQFKPYQFATHMFAHASYDPFGRIVFLHIFFNMFTLWMFGRILENVWGAKRFLFFYLACGIGAAICHEAVQYFRYEDVMAQINTAFQNGNMERAQEIVNQNGIGPAVGASGAVMGVMVAFALLFPNTELYMMFIPIPIKAKWAIMAFVALDLFGGFGRFSGDNIAHFAHLGGALTGFIIVMIWNKGNRKTLY, encoded by the coding sequence ATGAGCAATTTCCGTTTTACAAAGCCCGAAGCATTTCCCCCGATAATAAAAAACCTCATCATCATTAATGTGCTGGTATGGCTGGCACAACTGATGTATGACAAACAATTTGACCTGACAAGTAAATTGGGCTTATGGACAATACAAGTCGATCAATTCAAGCCTTACCAGTTTGCCACACATATGTTTGCGCATGCATCTTATGATCCATTTGGAAGGATCGTTTTCTTACATATTTTCTTCAATATGTTTACGCTTTGGATGTTTGGCCGGATATTGGAAAATGTATGGGGAGCTAAACGTTTTTTATTTTTTTACCTCGCCTGTGGTATCGGCGCAGCTATTTGTCACGAGGCAGTTCAGTATTTCAGGTATGAAGATGTAATGGCGCAGATAAATACTGCATTTCAAAATGGGAATATGGAAAGAGCACAGGAAATTGTAAATCAAAATGGGATTGGTCCTGCCGTTGGTGCCTCCGGTGCTGTTATGGGAGTGATGGTGGCATTTGCATTACTCTTTCCGAATACTGAACTGTACATGATGTTTATTCCTATCCCTATCAAAGCGAAATGGGCCATAATGGCATTTGTTGCTTTGGATCTTTTTGGTGGTTTTGGCCGTTTCAGCGGCGATAACATTGCTCACTTTGCCCATCTTGGTGGGGCATTGACCGGATTTATAATTGTAATGATCTGGAACAAAGGGAACCGGAAAACGTTATACTAA
- a CDS encoding DNA-3-methyladenine glycosylase 2 family protein, giving the protein MHYIAHLSKDQKLKKLIEQHGTFKLKKQKSLYLYLCYSIMSQQLSTKVASVIKKRFLALYEVEPTAQQIVDTPFEKLRGIGMSNAKVNYVQNVARFELEHGMGFDKLKKMSNEEVIAYLTQIKGVGRWTTEMLLMFALCREDLFAIDDLGLQQAVIGLYELKHRKKKTKNAAILKIADQWAPYRTYACLYLWRWKDNPPAINSKK; this is encoded by the coding sequence ATGCATTATATAGCTCACTTATCAAAAGACCAAAAGCTAAAGAAACTGATAGAGCAGCATGGCACGTTCAAACTAAAGAAACAAAAAAGCCTTTACCTCTATCTCTGCTATTCTATCATGAGCCAGCAGTTGAGTACTAAAGTGGCCAGTGTTATTAAAAAACGTTTCCTGGCTTTATATGAAGTTGAGCCAACAGCACAGCAGATCGTGGATACACCTTTTGAAAAACTAAGGGGCATTGGTATGAGCAATGCCAAAGTAAATTATGTACAAAATGTAGCCCGGTTTGAATTGGAACATGGAATGGGTTTTGATAAACTGAAAAAAATGAGCAATGAAGAAGTGATTGCTTATTTAACACAGATAAAAGGAGTGGGCCGCTGGACAACGGAAATGTTGCTGATGTTTGCCCTCTGCCGCGAAGATCTGTTTGCTATTGATGATTTGGGTTTACAACAGGCAGTAATTGGGCTGTATGAATTAAAGCACAGGAAAAAGAAAACAAAGAACGCTGCAATATTAAAAATTGCAGATCAATGGGCGCCTTACCGCACTTATGCATGCCTCTATCTTTGGCGATGGAAGGATAATCCACCTGCTATAAATAGCAAAAAATAA
- a CDS encoding outer membrane insertion C- signal, with translation MKKLLVLTAFALFSCSVFSQELGVRGGSVLGNNIAIDAMLRSGKANRLHLDVSFGDDNGNGNEANGGVGVELLWDFLHKPLGGEAFYWYLGAGPSLLFSDPFWLGISGEAGLEYRFKTVPIVLGADWRPTFWIIDNTDFSGGGFGFMARFVFGHKKK, from the coding sequence ATGAAAAAACTACTTGTACTCACAGCTTTTGCTCTTTTTAGTTGCAGTGTCTTTTCCCAGGAACTTGGTGTTCGTGGTGGTTCGGTATTGGGAAATAATATCGCAATAGATGCGATGTTAAGATCGGGAAAAGCTAACCGTCTTCACCTGGATGTCTCTTTTGGAGACGATAACGGAAACGGTAACGAGGCTAACGGTGGTGTTGGTGTTGAGCTCTTATGGGATTTTTTACACAAGCCTTTAGGAGGGGAAGCCTTTTATTGGTATTTAGGTGCAGGACCCTCTCTGTTATTCTCTGATCCCTTCTGGTTAGGTATCAGTGGTGAAGCCGGACTTGAATACCGTTTTAAAACTGTACCGATAGTACTTGGTGCAGACTGGCGACCAACATTCTGGATAATCGATAACACAGACTTCAGTGGCGGTGGGTTCGGATTTATGGCCAGGTTTGTTTTTGGGCATAAGAAAAAATAA
- a CDS encoding endonuclease/exonuclease/phosphatase, with the protein MPTRFRLFTKRFFIYAHIAVVFFFLLSCLVPLLNPQKWWWITFLGLGFPILLLLVIFFMILWLVFKPRLAWISVIALLIAFKNITVFFAFNNPGTFTNKKGADTLRIASWNVARFIEIKKNNNKGSQTRLKMMELIKQQQADILCLQEFQTSFNPEYYDNISYIKQELGYPFYYFSYDEDGGNHFYSTVIFSMYPIIDSGIVHYPRPSIPEALIHADIKLNDDTIRVYSTHLQSLQLKKTDYENINELTKGDRVIDNSRSIFSKLSRGSALRSTQAEVIKMLVKDSPYPVLFAGDLNDVPNSYTYFTVKGNMQDAFLKKGFGMGRTFTGLAPTLRIDYIFADKDFKIIQFNRLVKNLSDHYMLVADVKLSAGRKRNE; encoded by the coding sequence ATGCCCACCCGCTTCCGACTTTTTACAAAAAGATTTTTTATCTATGCCCATATTGCAGTGGTATTTTTCTTTTTATTGTCCTGCCTTGTACCGCTGCTGAACCCTCAAAAATGGTGGTGGATCACATTTTTGGGTTTAGGTTTTCCAATATTGCTGCTGCTGGTGATCTTCTTTATGATCTTATGGCTTGTTTTTAAACCTCGCCTTGCATGGATAAGTGTTATTGCATTGCTGATCGCTTTTAAAAACATCACTGTGTTTTTTGCATTTAATAACCCTGGCACATTTACTAATAAAAAGGGAGCAGATACCTTAAGAATTGCAAGTTGGAATGTGGCCCGGTTTATTGAGATAAAAAAGAATAATAACAAGGGCAGCCAGACCCGCCTGAAGATGATGGAGCTGATCAAACAGCAGCAGGCTGATATTTTATGCTTACAGGAGTTTCAAACTTCTTTTAACCCGGAGTATTATGATAATATTTCCTATATAAAACAGGAACTCGGTTACCCGTTTTATTATTTCTCGTATGATGAAGATGGGGGTAATCATTTTTACAGCACTGTTATTTTTTCCATGTATCCAATTATTGACAGTGGGATAGTCCACTATCCCCGCCCTTCTATACCCGAAGCGCTGATACATGCTGATATAAAGTTGAATGATGATACGATCAGGGTTTATTCAACCCATCTGCAATCATTACAACTGAAAAAAACTGATTATGAAAATATTAATGAGCTCACAAAGGGTGATAGAGTTATTGATAATTCAAGATCAATTTTTTCAAAATTGAGTAGAGGTTCTGCGTTGCGTAGTACACAAGCTGAAGTGATAAAAATGCTGGTTAAGGACAGTCCCTACCCGGTCCTATTTGCCGGCGATCTGAATGATGTGCCCAATAGCTACACTTATTTCACTGTGAAGGGCAATATGCAGGATGCTTTTCTTAAAAAAGGGTTTGGCATGGGCCGTACTTTCACTGGGCTGGCTCCTACACTACGTATCGATTATATTTTTGCAGATAAAGATTTTAAAATAATACAGTTTAACCGCCTTGTAAAAAATCTAAGTGACCATTATATGCTGGTGGCGGATGTTAAACTTTCTGCAGGGCGGAAAAGAAACGAATAA
- the rlmD gene encoding 23S rRNA (uracil(1939)-C(5))-methyltransferase RlmD yields MARKKNRNIVLEKVLVEDYAAEGKSLARVDGKVVFIERVVPGDIVDVRLLKSKKDWAEGYPLQFHDYSKDRVQPFCSHFGVCGGCQWQMLPYDKQLSYKQKQVSDNLTRIGKIPLPEMMPILGAAETTLYRNKLEFTFSSKRFVPEKEFVKGEKINEEGASGFHAKGMFDKVVEIEHCHLQAEPSNAIRKAITGFARKNNYSFYDYKLHTGFLRTLLLRITTTGEVMVNLVMGEDDEAKRKPLLEHLMKEVPGITTLLYTINTKFNDSLYDLDPVVVKGNGYVMETLEDFKFKISPKSFFQTNTKQAENLYRVARNFAELTGKETVYDLYCGTGSIGIFVSKQAKKIIGVELIAEAIEDAKQNAALNSLTNTSFVAGDVIKVCDDDFFATHGKPDVIITDPPRAGMHDKLVQKILDIAAPTVVYVSCNPSTQARDLNRLGEKYIVTKIQPVDMFPHTHHIENVVQLKLRD; encoded by the coding sequence GTGGCAAGAAAAAAGAACAGAAATATCGTATTGGAGAAAGTGTTAGTAGAGGACTATGCAGCCGAAGGCAAAAGCCTGGCGAGAGTGGATGGCAAAGTGGTATTTATTGAACGGGTTGTGCCAGGCGATATAGTAGATGTCCGGCTTTTAAAAAGCAAAAAGGATTGGGCGGAAGGCTATCCGCTTCAGTTTCATGATTATTCCAAAGACAGGGTACAGCCCTTCTGCTCTCATTTTGGGGTATGCGGCGGCTGCCAGTGGCAGATGTTGCCATATGATAAGCAGCTTTCTTATAAACAGAAACAGGTGTCCGACAATCTTACAAGGATCGGAAAAATACCATTGCCGGAAATGATGCCGATACTCGGCGCAGCGGAAACAACATTGTATCGGAACAAGTTGGAATTTACATTCAGCTCTAAACGGTTTGTACCTGAAAAAGAGTTTGTAAAAGGAGAAAAAATAAATGAAGAAGGAGCCTCGGGTTTTCATGCAAAAGGAATGTTTGATAAAGTAGTGGAGATAGAGCATTGCCACCTGCAGGCCGAACCTTCCAATGCCATACGAAAAGCTATAACCGGTTTTGCAAGAAAAAATAATTATAGTTTTTATGATTATAAACTGCACACTGGTTTTTTAAGAACCCTCTTATTGCGCATTACCACCACCGGCGAAGTAATGGTAAACCTGGTAATGGGTGAGGATGATGAAGCAAAAAGAAAACCGCTGCTGGAGCATTTAATGAAAGAGGTGCCGGGAATTACCACATTGCTTTATACCATTAATACAAAATTCAATGACAGCCTTTATGATCTGGATCCTGTTGTAGTAAAAGGCAATGGCTATGTAATGGAAACGCTGGAAGATTTTAAATTCAAGATAAGCCCTAAATCTTTTTTTCAAACCAATACCAAACAAGCGGAGAACCTGTACCGGGTCGCAAGAAATTTTGCAGAGCTAACAGGTAAAGAAACTGTTTATGATTTGTATTGCGGTACCGGCAGCATTGGCATATTTGTAAGTAAACAGGCAAAGAAAATAATAGGAGTAGAATTGATAGCTGAAGCAATTGAAGATGCAAAGCAAAATGCTGCTTTGAATAGTTTAACTAATACCTCTTTTGTTGCAGGCGATGTCATCAAAGTTTGCGACGATGATTTTTTTGCAACGCATGGCAAACCGGATGTTATCATTACCGATCCGCCGCGGGCAGGCATGCATGATAAATTAGTTCAAAAAATTCTGGATATAGCTGCGCCAACAGTGGTGTATGTAAGTTGCAACCCCTCCACGCAGGCAAGAGACCTGAATAGGCTGGGCGAAAAATATATAGTTACAAAAATTCAACCCGTAGATATGTTTCCGCATACACATCATATAGAAAATGTGGTGCAATTGAAACTAAGAGATTAA
- a CDS encoding cysteine--tRNA ligase, protein MMSELKIYNSYSRQKEVFKSITPGHVGMYVCGPTVSGESHLGHARPYITFDVVYRYLTYLGYKVRYVRNITDAGHFEEEGREAEDKISKKAVLEKLEPMELVQKYTNLYHWAMEQFNTLKPSIEPTATGHIVEQIGMIEEIIKAGYAYESKGSVYFDVKKYAASHDYGKLSGRVIDDLLETTRDLDGQEEKRDVADFALWKNAAPEHIMRWKSPWGVGFPGWHIECSAMATKYLGAQFDIHGGGMDLLFPHHESEIAQSTICNHVSPVRYWIHNNMITINGKKMGKSYNNVIKLTELFSGDNPGLEKAYHPMVVRFFILQTHYTSTLDFSNEALQAAEKGLKRLWDAYEKLGVMSWESGGEVDAELDAKVKKLIGEFDEFMNDDFGTAKVMASMFEIVPVINSIKDKLIPVSALSKETFELLQKQMKVYVEDILGLKSVTEADNEKLKGVMELLIDIRKEAKGKKDFATSDKIRNQLTRLGINLKDEKGGEMSWGID, encoded by the coding sequence ATCATGAGCGAACTAAAAATATACAACTCGTATTCAAGACAGAAAGAAGTATTTAAATCCATCACACCCGGCCACGTGGGTATGTATGTGTGCGGACCTACCGTAAGCGGTGAATCACATCTTGGGCATGCAAGACCATATATCACATTCGATGTGGTATATCGTTATTTAACCTACCTGGGTTACAAGGTCCGCTATGTACGCAATATCACTGATGCCGGGCATTTTGAAGAAGAAGGTCGTGAAGCGGAAGATAAAATTTCGAAGAAAGCTGTACTGGAAAAACTGGAACCGATGGAGTTGGTGCAGAAATACACCAATCTCTATCATTGGGCGATGGAACAATTCAATACACTGAAACCTTCTATTGAACCAACGGCTACAGGTCATATTGTTGAACAGATCGGAATGATCGAAGAGATCATTAAAGCAGGATATGCATATGAGTCGAAAGGCTCTGTTTATTTTGATGTAAAAAAATATGCAGCATCGCATGATTATGGAAAGCTGAGCGGAAGAGTGATCGACGATCTGTTGGAAACAACAAGAGATTTAGATGGGCAGGAGGAAAAAAGAGATGTAGCCGATTTTGCCTTATGGAAAAATGCAGCACCAGAACACATCATGCGTTGGAAAAGTCCCTGGGGTGTTGGTTTTCCCGGCTGGCATATTGAATGCTCGGCAATGGCAACAAAATATCTCGGTGCCCAATTCGATATTCATGGTGGCGGTATGGATCTTTTATTTCCGCATCATGAAAGTGAGATTGCGCAAAGCACCATCTGCAATCATGTAAGCCCGGTTCGTTACTGGATCCACAATAATATGATCACCATTAACGGCAAGAAAATGGGTAAGAGCTACAATAATGTTATTAAACTTACCGAATTATTCAGCGGCGATAACCCGGGGTTAGAAAAAGCTTATCACCCGATGGTAGTGCGGTTTTTTATTTTGCAGACACATTATACCAGCACTCTTGATTTTAGTAATGAAGCTTTACAAGCAGCTGAGAAGGGATTGAAAAGACTGTGGGATGCTTATGAGAAGTTAGGAGTTATGAGTTGGGAGTCAGGAGGTGAGGTTGATGCTGAATTGGATGCTAAAGTGAAAAAACTGATTGGAGAGTTTGATGAGTTTATGAATGACGATTTCGGTACGGCAAAAGTAATGGCAAGCATGTTTGAGATCGTACCGGTGATCAATTCAATAAAGGATAAATTGATTCCGGTATCGGCATTGAGTAAAGAAACATTTGAGCTGTTGCAAAAGCAGATGAAAGTGTATGTGGAAGATATTTTGGGATTGAAGAGTGTGACCGAAGCTGATAATGAAAAGCTAAAAGGGGTAATGGAGTTGCTTATTGATATTCGCAAAGAAGCAAAGGGTAAAAAAGATTTTGCCACTTCTGATAAAATAAGAAATCAGTTGACCAGGCTGGGGATCAATTTAAAAGATGAAAAAGGTGGCGAGATGAGCTGGGGCATTGATTAA
- a CDS encoding rhomboid family intramembrane serine protease, protein MGIYDRDYNSEYDSYVRRRTFDISGNSVFMLIAINMLVFVFLQMISLVYFFVHGKETGGAMFEKQVLDQLMLPANANSLLHKPWTIITYMFTHFGLMHILGNMLWLWGFGTILKDLCGDKIIIPIYIYGAFAGALFFFLSYNFLPVFKEHTDSSVLLGASAGIMALVMAATTMSPGYRIFPMLAGGIPLWILTTLYLLIDIATIPKDNPGGRIAHLAGALIGFIYMYWYRKNKDIGAWINNFFAWVNNLFNPSKPKRGKVIKSELFYKSKGEPYSKKPNLTQQRIDAILDKITHKGYSSLTEEEKELLKKAGEEL, encoded by the coding sequence ATGGGCATTTACGACCGAGATTATAATTCAGAGTACGATAGTTATGTAAGGCGCAGGACATTTGATATCTCCGGCAATTCAGTATTTATGCTGATCGCCATCAATATGCTTGTTTTTGTTTTCTTACAGATGATCAGTCTGGTTTATTTTTTTGTGCATGGAAAAGAAACCGGTGGAGCTATGTTTGAGAAACAGGTATTAGATCAGTTGATGCTTCCTGCAAATGCAAATAGCCTTTTACACAAACCGTGGACAATCATTACTTATATGTTCACGCATTTCGGTCTGATGCATATTTTGGGAAATATGCTTTGGCTCTGGGGTTTTGGTACTATCTTAAAAGATCTGTGTGGCGATAAGATCATTATCCCGATTTATATCTACGGTGCATTTGCAGGGGCCTTATTCTTTTTTCTTTCATACAATTTTCTTCCGGTTTTTAAAGAACATACGGATAGTTCTGTACTGTTAGGAGCCTCTGCCGGTATCATGGCATTGGTAATGGCAGCAACAACTATGTCGCCGGGCTATAGAATATTTCCAATGCTGGCAGGCGGTATTCCGCTTTGGATACTTACCACCTTATACCTGCTCATTGATATTGCTACAATACCGAAAGACAATCCTGGTGGACGCATTGCACATCTTGCCGGTGCATTGATAGGGTTTATTTATATGTACTGGTATAGAAAAAATAAAGATATCGGCGCATGGATCAATAATTTCTTTGCATGGGTCAATAATCTTTTCAATCCTTCAAAACCCAAACGAGGGAAAGTAATTAAGAGCGAATTGTTTTATAAATCAAAAGGCGAGCCTTATTCAAAAAAACCGAACCTCACACAGCAACGTATCGATGCGATTCTTGACAAGATCACCCATAAAGGCTACAGTTCCCTGACTGAGGAAGAAAAGGAATTGCTGAAGAAAGCAGGAGAAGAGTTGTAA
- a CDS encoding redoxin domain-containing protein, which yields MKQFLSVLFLFVFLSASAQTDGYEIKVTFKPFKQQYIYLGHYFGAKQYPIVDSVLLDDKSEGVFRGNNKLGRGIYLLGFPNKSGFYEFLMDFNQRFSINIDTSNKITGLSFENSDYNTEFNLYQRYMGEKGSIINGTKNRLAVAINKADSTLLNNEILKLDIEVAKYRDSLIKKNPTGILARLLKGMEEPIIPPANLHPKGKYDTAYAYRYYKSHFWDGVDFWDDMFARTTFFEGKLDKYFETVVVPSADSVIKEIDYMMGFATISPDMTRFMLAKFINRYYNQKYMWEDAVFVHLYEKYLANKEYPWMNANGKKMVTDRAYNLMSNILGTPAADIELPDSTGKKVSLYSVKAPYTLLCFWDATCGHCKEMIPRIDSIYNAKWKATGVKIFSVSKETTGNIKDWKEFIREHKLNWVNVFYSRVAERERITANIPGYSQLYDVQSFPTLYLLDKDKRIIAKKLTWEQMDDILDLKLKKGN from the coding sequence ATGAAACAATTTTTATCAGTCCTTTTTCTTTTTGTTTTTTTATCCGCTTCTGCCCAAACCGATGGGTATGAAATAAAGGTCACGTTCAAACCCTTTAAACAGCAGTATATCTATCTCGGCCATTATTTTGGTGCTAAACAATACCCGATCGTTGATTCTGTTTTGCTGGATGACAAAAGCGAGGGAGTTTTCAGGGGAAACAATAAATTAGGTCGTGGCATTTACCTGCTGGGCTTTCCTAACAAAAGTGGTTTTTATGAATTCCTCATGGATTTTAATCAGCGGTTTTCTATAAATATAGATACCTCTAATAAAATTACCGGTTTGTCGTTTGAAAATTCAGACTACAACACAGAGTTTAATCTTTACCAGCGGTACATGGGCGAAAAGGGTTCAATTATTAACGGTACTAAAAACCGACTGGCTGTTGCTATTAATAAAGCAGATTCAACCTTACTGAACAATGAGATCTTAAAATTAGATATAGAGGTTGCTAAATACCGGGACAGTCTTATCAAAAAAAATCCAACAGGAATATTGGCCCGCCTGCTGAAAGGAATGGAAGAACCTATTATACCACCGGCTAACCTCCACCCCAAAGGAAAATATGATACTGCATATGCTTACCGTTATTACAAATCACATTTCTGGGATGGAGTAGATTTCTGGGATGACATGTTTGCCCGTACCACCTTCTTTGAAGGTAAATTGGACAAGTATTTTGAAACCGTCGTGGTTCCTTCGGCCGATTCGGTAATAAAAGAGATTGACTATATGATGGGCTTTGCTACCATCAGCCCCGACATGACGAGATTTATGCTGGCAAAATTTATTAACCGCTATTATAACCAGAAATACATGTGGGAAGATGCTGTATTTGTACACCTGTATGAAAAATACCTTGCCAATAAAGAATATCCGTGGATGAATGCAAATGGTAAGAAAATGGTTACAGACAGGGCTTACAACTTAATGTCAAATATTCTTGGTACGCCTGCAGCGGATATTGAATTACCGGATAGTACAGGTAAAAAAGTATCCCTCTACTCTGTTAAAGCTCCCTACACCCTGTTATGTTTCTGGGATGCTACTTGCGGGCATTGTAAAGAAATGATCCCAAGGATCGACAGCATCTATAATGCAAAATGGAAGGCGACTGGTGTAAAGATCTTTTCTGTTTCCAAGGAAACTACAGGCAATATAAAAGACTGGAAAGAGTTTATCCGTGAGCATAAACTGAACTGGGTAAATGTGTTTTATTCAAGAGTAGCGGAACGGGAGCGGATTACTGCAAACATTCCGGGTTATTCACAGTTATATGATGTGCAGAGCTTTCCTACATTATATTTGCTTGACAAAGACAAGCGCATCATTGCCAAAAAGCTCACATGGGAGCAAATGGATGATATACTTGATCTGAAACTGAAGAAGGGCAACTAA